One Benincasa hispida cultivar B227 chromosome 5, ASM972705v1, whole genome shotgun sequence genomic window carries:
- the LOC120077984 gene encoding protein AE7, translating to MVSGLINANPVVYQKKERRARNAPCDGDEYAVEPIDQLEIFDHIRDIKDPEHPYSLEELKVITEDAVEVDDELSYVRVTFTPTVEHCSMATIIGLCLRVKLMRSLPSRYKVDIRVAPGSHATEAAVNKQLNDKERVAAALENPNLLDMVDECLAPSYS from the exons ATGGTCTCTGGGTTGATAAATGCAAATCCAGTTGTATACCAAAAGAAAGAGCGACGAGCTCGAAACGCTCCATGTGATGGTGACGAATATGCAGTGGAACCCATTGATCAGTTGGAAATTTTTG ATCATATTAGAGATATAAAAGATCCTGAGCACCCATACTCTTTGGAAGAGCTTAAAGTAATAACAGAAGATGCAGTTGAAGTAGATGATGAGCTTAGTTATGTGAG AGTTACATTTACTCCAACAGTTGAACATTGTAGCATGGCAACAATTATTGGTTTGTGCTTAAGAGTGAAACTTATGAGGAGCCTACCTTCTCGGTATAAG GTGGACATTAGGGTAGCTCCTGGATCGCATGCTACTGAAGCAGCAG TAAACAAgcaacttaatgacaaagaaagagTTGCAGCAGCACTGGAAAATCCAAATCTATTAGATATGGTTGATGAATGCTTGGCTCCATCTTATAGTTGA